TCCGGCGCCGTCGAAATCGCCCAATTTTTCGAAGTCCCAGAAGTCGTAATCGGTCTGACGATCATTGCAATCGGTACCAGCCTGCCTGAATTGGCCGCCGCCATCGCTGCCGCACGCAAAAATGAAGCCGACCTGATTATCGGCAATATCGTCGGCTCCAACCTGTTTAATATTCTCGCGGTTCTTGCGGTTCCGGCTCTTCTAGCACCATCCCTTCTTGAACCGGAAATCCTGAACATCGACATGCCGTTCATGCTTGCCTTAACCGTCGCCATGCTGCTCTTGGCTTTATCCAAAAGCGGCGAAGCTAAAATCAATCGCCTACGTGGCTTTTTGCTAAGCCTTGCCTTCTTGAGTTATTTGTATATGCTTTATCTGCGTTCCACCGGTTCGCTGTAAAACCGACCAATATAAACCAGGGAAACTGAACGATTATGCAGATCGCCGCAGACATTGCCGCTAAAGCCAAAAAGATCAAATTTCTGATTCTGGACGTTGACGGCGTCATGACCGACAACCGTCTGTACTATTCCGACGACGGCCAAGAGATAAAATCCTTTTATACCCGAGACGGACACGGCATGGTGCTTTTGAAAAAAAGCGGCGTAGATATCGGCATCATCACCGGGCGCAAATCCAACCTGGTCGCCAAGCGTTGCCAAGATCTGAAAATCGAACATCTTTATCAAGGCGTTCCGGATAAATTGCCGAGTTTCCTTGAACTGGTTGAAAAGCTTGGTCTCGAACTGGAACAAATCGCTTACATCGGAGATGATATTCTCGACTTGCCGATTCTTATGCGTGTCGGCTTCAGCGTCACGCCGGCAGACGGAGAAGAGGAAGTCAAAACGCGCGTCGATTACACCTCTAGTTACATCGGCGGGAAAGGCGTTGTCCGCGAAGTGTGTGAAATCATCATGCGCTCTCAGGACACCTGGCAACAGCACATGGACTTCTATATGCGAGGCCTTGCAGAATAAGCCCGTCATAAACTTTCTGCATTTTATGTTTTATAATAGGTGCTTCAAAATGGTTAACCAAAAACACCTATGCGCCTGACTCCTTCAAAACTGCTGATTTCCACGCTTACTCTGGCCGCTGTAGCGATCTGGACCAACGTCTGGCTTGAATCCAGTCAGAAAGAGCAGGTTAGCGATATTGCCGCAACCTTGAAGGAAGCAACCTGGCAGTTCAGCGAGACGCAAATTTGGCGTCCGGGCATCGAAACCGAGAGCAATACTCTCAACTTTACCGCCGGACAGATCCGTTACCAGCAGAACCGAGAACTCAGCCATATCGACCAGCTGGTTCTAGTAGATTTCCGACAGAACAGCCTCAACCTGATCAGCAGTCAAGTTGCCGTTCTTGACCCCCAATTCAATATCACTCTTTCGCAGAATGTCCGCTTTAGCCACTATGCGCAACAGGACGAAACACCCGCTTGGCAGCAACAAATTCAGCTCACCGGGGAACAATTTACCTATAATAATCCTCAACGCCGCCTGACAAGTTCGCAACCCGTTACGATTACCCAGCTGTATGCCGTCACCGAAGCCGGAAGCCTAAGCGCCGACTTAACCAACGGCGAATGGCTGTTCTCTGACGGCGTCAAAGGAACGATACAACCGCAGACAATGGCGAAAGACGACAAGTAAAAGCCAGGAATAATCATGCCAAATGCTCCCCATACCTTTCAGCACATATTGAACAAGCTTCTGCTCGGAGGCGCTCTGTGTCTCTTTGCCTTGACCCCTCTGCATGCCGAAGAACGACCGTCTGAAAGTCAGGAACCGATTAAAATCAGCGCCGATCGCCTGCTGGTCAACGAGAAGCAAGGCGTCAGCCGCTACCAGGGGAATGTTCTGGTAAACCAAGGCTCCCTCCAGCTTCAAGGCGAACAGATCGAAATTGTTCATCCTGGCAATCAGCTGCAGAAGATCGAAATTCTCGGTAAACCGGCGCGTTTCCAGCGTGTCGACGCCAGCACACAGAATCTGACACGAGGAGAGGCTGAGAAAATCATCTATCAGGCGGACAAAGACATTTTGACCTTTATCGGCAATGCTCGGGTCGAAGAGAACGGTAAACACCAGATTAGTGGCTCCAAACTGGTGTACGATCTGCAGAAACAGACATTACAGGCTCAGAGCGACAGTCAGAAGCAGAACCGAGTCGAAGTGATTCTGGTTCCCGAGCAGAAAAACAAATAATCCATCAACCTAAAAGACTGAATCGAATCCATGGCTCATTTCTACGCGCGCAATCTGGCAAAAAGTTATAAAAAGCGACAAGTCGTTACCCAGGTCGATCTGGATGTACACAGTGGTGAGGTTGTCGGCCTGCTCGGACCGAACGGTGCCGGCAAGACCACGACTTTCTATATGATGACCGGGCTGATCAAAAACGATGGCGGGCAGATCTTTCTCGACAATCACGATATAACGAATATGCCAATTCATGAGCGCGCTCATTTGGGAATCGGTTATCTCCCTCAGGAAAGCTCCATCTTTCGCCAACTGACCGTCGCCGACAACATTAAAGCGATACTGGAAATGCGCAAGGAACTGGATCGCGACCAAAGAGCGCAACTTTTCGAGAGTCTGGTTGACGACCTGCAAATCGGCCATATCCTCGAGCAACCCGGCCAAGCGCTTTCCGGCGGTGAACGCCGCCGTGTCGAGATTGCCCGCGCTCTGGCGATGGAGCCGAAATTCATTCTACTTGACGAGCCTTTCGCAGGGGTCGACCCGATCTCCGTCAAGGATATTCAAAACATTGTGATTCACCTCAAAGAGCGTGACATCGGCGTACTGATCACTGACCACAATGTACGCGAAACCCTTGGCGTCTGCGACCACGCCTATATCCTGCATGCAGGAACCATTCTCGCTAAAGGGCCTCCGCAGGAAGTGCTCGAACACCCTGAAGTCAGAAGAGTCTACCTCGGTGAGAACTTTGCATAAAGAAATAAAATTTGTCAAAAATTCAGCATTTCTTGAGCGGAGTCATATTAAATTTTTCTTGTAAAAAATTGCACCGATTCGGATCTTTCATTTAATAAAACAACTGCTATACTGAAATTGAAGACAGGAAAAAGAGCCTAAAATAATAAAAGAGAGTTTATAATCCCTTCTTTTTAAAATGACTCTCACACTTGTCAAATCGCAATCAGATAACTAAAGGAGCGATTGTATGCAAATCAACATCACAGGCCACCACATCGACGTAACCGATGCCCTTCGTAGCTATGTTTCTGAAAAACTAGAAAAATTAGAGCGCCACTTTGATCACGTAACCAATGTTCACGTCATCCTGACTGTAAACAAGCAGGCTCAGATTGCTGAAGCGACGGTACATGTTTCAGGTGCGGATCTTTTCGCTCAAGAAGAAACAGAGAATATGTACGCATCTATTGACGGCTTGGTTGACAAACTTGATCGCCAAATCATCAAACACAAAGAAAAAATCGGCAGCCACAAGCAGAAGTCCGGTGGCGTTAAAAACATGGCAGCAGAAGCCTAAGAGTTTAACGCTCAAACCAGTCACCCAAAAGACCGGTACAAAAAGTCAAAACGCCTCGATTATCGGGGCGTTTTTTTATGTTTATGAAACTTTCTTGACACAGACATAAAAACCCCCGCCCGGCATTCTCACAGCCTGTTAGAATAACGCTTACAAGGCGCGCCAAACGGGTCTTTCCAAGCGATTTTTCCCGACCTGCGCATCCAACGACCGTACGGTGCAAAAAGCCAAAACCCAACCTGGCTTAAAATTTGTTTGCCCAAAAAGCATAATCGACCAAATAAAAGGCAGCCCGTGAGTAACAGCAATATCGACAAAAAGATCATTACCGATCAGCTTCTCAATGCCGTCAAGGATCAAAACCTTGAATTGATCTCTTCCTTAAGCAACCAGTTTGTTGCCGAAGAACTCGCAGAACTGTTGGAATCCACGCCTCCAAAAGAACGATCTGTTCTTTGGAGTGCCATAGCGGCGGAAATTCAGGGGGAAATTCTTACCCACCTGAACGAAGAAGTGCGAGCCAACCTGCTCGGTGAACTGGAAACACACGAGATTGTCGAAATCACCGAAGAGCTGGCCGTCGACGACATCGTTGATATTGCCCAATCTCTGGAGCAAAAAGAGCAGATCGAGTTTGTCGAATCGCTTGGCGAAGAAAACCGTGAAGCCGTGCAGATGGTATTGGCCTTTGAGGAAAATACCGCCGGTGGTCTAATGAGCACGGACTTCATCTCGGTTCGTGCCGACATAACACTTGGCGTCGTACTGCGTTATCTGCGCCAGCTTGGCGACCTCCCTCCGTCAACAACCGCCCTGCTGGTTCGCGATCGCGACGATCACTATGTCGGTTCTTTACAGCTGCGCTATCTTCTGACTCATGACGAGGACAGCGAAGTTCATGAATTCGTCGATCAAGCGGTGCCGGCAATCAACGTTTATACCTCGGCCAAAGAAGTCGCACATCTGTTCGAGAAACAGGATTTGATTTTCGCGCCGGTGGTCGATGATCAGAACCGAATTCTCGGCCGTATCACCATCGATGATGTGGTCGATATCATCCGTGACGAAGCGGAACACGAACGTATGGCCAGCGCGGGTCTGGACGAGGATGAAGATATTTTCTCGCCGCCGAGCCGTTCGGCCAAACGCCGGACTTTCTGGCTCGGGATCAACCTGCTGACAGCGATTTTCGCCTCGATCGTGATCGGGCTGTTTGACGCTTCGATTGAAAAAGTCGTCGCACTGGCGGTGCTGATGCCAATTATTGCCAGTATGGGAGGAATTGCCGGAACACAGACTGCGACCATTGTTATTCGCGCTCTGGCCACCGGAAAGCTTGGGAAATCCAACAGTCGTTCTCTACTGATCAAAGAGTCGACGGTCGGTCTGTATAACGGTTTAATTTGGGCGGTTTTGACGGGGGCTGCGGTGATGCTCTGGTTTCAGGACTGGCAACTCAGCGCCATCTTCGCCACCGCCATGCTGGTCAATCTGCTGGCAGCGGCTTTTGCCGGCGCGATGATTCCGCTGATTTTGCAGCGCATGCGTATCGATCCGGCTCTGGCTTCCGGCCTTATGCTGACAACCGTTACCGATTCGCTCGGCTTCTTCGTGTTCCTCGGTCTGGCAACGATTGTCCTGTTGTAAACCGAATTATTCGAAAACGCGATAATAGCCTTTATCGGCCAGTGCCAGCATCGGCTTGTCGCCGGATGAGTCACCGTAGGCATGGACAAAATCGAATTCATCAAGCACATAACGTTGCTTGATACGACGCACCTTCTCTTGCCCATAACAGTTGTTACCGTCAAATTTACCGCTTAAGACGCCATTTTCAACGGCAAATTCGGTTGCGATTAATTCAAAACCTTTTTGTTCGCACCAGGGTTCAAGCCAATTACGCAAGGACGCAGAAATGACGACGATTTTCGCGCCCTTCTGTTGATAACGCTCAATCGCCAGCTTTGCTTTCGGACGCAACAGCGGCTCAATCCGGCTTAAAGAATACCTCTCGGCAAGCGCATTAAAACGTGCCTCGTCCCAGCCTCGAAAAAAATGCCCCAGGAGTTTTTCTTTCGCCTTATCATTCGGCATCAGCTTTAGGACATACAAGCTCAACCACGGTGACAGACACAGAAGCCCCCAATAGTAGCGCCAACGTCCGCAGGCAAACTGAATAAAATCCGGGAGACTGTCTTTTGTGGTCAGGGTTCCGTCAAAGTCAAACAATACCAAGCCTTTTCTGTCTTTGGAAAGCTCCGCAACCGATGAAGCGTTTTCTTGCGACATACTCAGATACTCATCTTTTTAAAGATCGCTTCCGGAATATGACGAATAATCAGCATCACCAACCACCAGACCGGTTTGACGTAGATGACATTACGCCCTTTCTGCTGAGCTTTAACGACCATTTTGGCAACCTGTTCCGGCTGGGCGGTCAGTTTCTCCGGCAGATCCATCCCCGCTGTCATTTTGGTCGCCACAAATCCCGGTTTAACCGTCAGCACCTGAACCTCGACTTCCGCCAGGCGATTGCGCAGGCCGGACAGATAGGCCGTAAAACCGGCTTTGGCGGAACCGTAAATATAGTTTGCCTTGCGTCCGCGATCTCCAGCCACTGAGCTGATTCCGACAATAAACCCGCTTTTCTTTTGTTCGAAATCGGCTGCAATCGGCTCCAGGACCGCCACCAGCGCATTAAAATTGCTCTGCAAAATCTTTTGTGCCAAAGCGGCATCCTGCTGCGCCTGAGTTTGATCGCCCAGAAATCCTAAAGCCGTCACCACTCCGACCGGCGCCGGAGTAAGACCTTGATAAAACGTCGACTGTTCTTCCAGCTTTAAGGCATCCCATTCCAACAGACGTACCTCGACTTGATGACGGATCTGCAGATCGCTTTGCAAACTTTCCAGCTCGGCTACATTGCGTGCAGCCAGATACAGATTAAATCCCAAACCGGCATATTCGCGGGCAATTGACTGGGCCATATCGCTTTTGGCGCCCAGAATCAGAACGAACCCTTTATCACTCATAATCATCCTTAAATTTTATAACCCCAGTCGTACAGACTGCCGGGAATTCAATGTCTTATCCAGTCCATGCTGCCTGCGAAAAGTCCGGAACTGTTCGATCTGCGGATAGCCTTGCTCGAAAACCGCTTTCGGCACGCGCGCATCCTTGGCCAGATAGAAACGTCCGCCACACTTCACAACCACTTCATCGAGACGTTCCATAAGCCCCCAAAGCGAAGGCTCAACCTTAAAGTCCAACGCCAGACTGTAGCCTTCCATCGGAAAAGAGAGCCAGTTGGCATTATGCTTTCCATACAACTTCAGCACTGCCAGAAAAGAGCCTTTCCCGCTTGCGGCTATGATCTGCAAGATTTCCTGCAAGCCTTGATAACTGTGCTCTTTCGGCAGGATAAACTGATATTGAACAAAACCGTCTTTACCGTAAATACGGTTCCAATTGGATAACGCATCCAGCGGATAGAAAAACTGATCGATCGACACCATCTGCTGAGAGATTTTCTTGCGGACCTTGTGATAGTACAGCCAGTTAAACGCGGACAGGGTCAAGCGGTTAAGCGCAAATTTCGGAAAGTTAAAAGGGATTGCTGGCCCGCGCGGAGAACGATAGTCCAGATCGCCGTCAGCGGCAAAATCTCCGACCATCAGCAGACTGCGCCCGAGGTTTTTGCCTTTGGCCAGACAATCAATCCAGGCAACCGAATACGGCGATGCCTGATAGTCTTCAAAAGCCGCGAAAGTCTCTTCTAGATTAGCTGATTTAATGGTCGTTTGTTCGATATTCTGCGATTCAATTGTTTTTAACTGCAGCCTTGCCTCCAGAATCACCCCAGTTAACCCCTGCCCGCCACAGGTTGCATGAAACCAGTCGCTGTTTTCGTTCTCGGAGCAATCGATGATTTCGCCGTTCGGCAGCATCAGCTTCAGATCCAGAACGCTTTGACTGAAACTACCGAAATGATGATGGTTTTTACCGTGCACATCGGAGGCAATGGCGCCGCCGACGGTAATCAGTTTCGTCCCCGGGGTTACCGCCAGAAACCAGCCGTGCGGAACCACGACTTGTAATATTTCGGACAACAGAACACCGGACTGCACCCGGAGTATGCCGCTTTCCTTATCAAACTGTAAAAAGTGATTCAATTTCCGAGTCACTATCTGCTTATCGGCAATTGCGCTGTCGCCGTAACTGCGCCCGTTACCGTAGGCAATGACGTCACCCTCATCATCCAGAAAGCCGGCAATTTCCTGAGCACTCTGTACCGAACACGCCTTACTTTTGCTGCGTGGAAAACGCCCCCAACCGGAAAGATTCTTTTGCGGACAAAGCAGCATCAGTGCGAATCCTGCAACTGGACAGCAGCGGAATTAAAGACATAACGCCGGTCGAGAAAATATTTAATCAGATAGCCGATCGCCAAACCGACGACTGCGCCGACGTAGAGCGCGCCCGGCCATGCAAATAGCCAATCGAACAGCCACTCGGTACCCCAGAAAATAAAAGTTGTACCAACACCGGTCAAAGTATATTTGGCAAATTTCTTCCCATGATCGCGAATATGTTCCGACTTATCGTAAAAAATAAACCATTTATCCAGCAGGTATTTCACGACCAGTCCGGCAGCCGTCCCCCAGAACATGGCAACAAACAGATAACCAACGCCCTGATACAATGCCAGACTCACGGCCTGAAACAACAGGTTCAGCAAGGTCGCAATCACAGCAAACAAAATATAGCGTTGCGCCAGTTTCATAAGCGATCCTTAGTAGAGAATCCAGACAAAAGTTAAAATCCAACCCAGTAGATTCAACTGAACAAAACGATCTTGTAAAACCACTTTGGTCGGAGAACCGCTGTCCTGATAAACAAATGCGATCTGCAGATAACGCAAGACACCAAGAATGACGAAAAACGCCGTCAAATAGAGATATTCACTGTGCAGGCGAGCAATAACTTCCGCGGACGTGGTATAGAGAATATAAGCCATGATCACCACCGAAGCCATAATTGCCATGGCGATATCGAGCAACTGCAGATTGTAACCGTCAATCACCTTGCGCATTTTCTGCCCGGTTTCCATAAAGGTCAGTACGTCGTCGCGCCGTTTTGCCAACGCCAGAAACAACGCCAATAGGAATGTCATCACAACAATCCACATTGAAAGCGCCATGCCCGAAGCCAAAGCACCGATAAACAGGCGCAGAACAAAACCGATGGCAATCGTTGTCACATCCAGTAAAGCGATATGCTTGAGTTTAAAACTGTAGGCAATATTCAAGACAAGGTAGAGCAGTAAAACCCATAGAGCCTCAAGCGACAGACTCCCCATAATCACGATGGCAATAACAACCAGCCCTATCATCAGAGCAAAACCCTGTTGCGGTTTTACAGCACCTGATGCCAGCGGGCGAGTACATTTTTTAGGATGCTGACGATCATCTTCAATATCGCGATAATCGTTAAGAATATAAATTGCGCTGGCGCCCAGAGAGAAAGCCACAAAAGCCCAAAACACCTGAATCAGCAATTCCAGGTTAGTAATCTGCAACCCAAAAAACAGCGGCAGAAACAGAAACAGGTTTTTAACATATTGATGCGGGCGCATCAGGGCTATTAACGCTTTAATCGGCATAGTTCAATCGCAACAGTGATAAAAAATTCCCGCCTTCTGAGCAGACAAGATAGATAATTTCAAGAAGGCTAATATTAACGGATTTAAAGGTTAAATGCGCCCCCACTGCTAACCTTTTCAAAAAATCGCCTGAATTATTGAGCGCAGAAAGGATTTCGCCACACTTTTCTGTTCAAATTTCATTAAAATGAAAAAATTCATACTCTCAAAGAGAGCCAAAAAAACCTTTCTACATCAAGAAAAACCTGAGGAGTTTTCAATGAAAAAACAGATCTTTACCAGCCTCGCACTTGTCGCAGCAGTCGGCTTAAGTGGTTGTAGCCAAAACCCGAATAAAACTAAAGAAGAAAAAGAGAGTGAAGCGAATGTCGCGACAGTACTGGGGGCAATCGGCGGCGCCGTTCTGGCACGACAAATGGGCGTAGACAGCCGTACCGGTACCGTCATTGGTGGTGTTATCGGTGGTGTCACCGCGCGTAAAATTTACCAGGACGTCAATAAAGACACCGCTAACGATCCAAACACAAATGTAGAAGCGGTTAATATCGACGGGCAGGAATACATCAAAGTCGATGTACGAGACGTTAACTTCCGCTCCGGATCTGCGCACCTTGACCCGGAAATGCTGGACCGTTTAGGGCCTGTATTGAATGCTCTGCGCAACTACCCTAATACCCGAGTCCATATCGAAGGGCATACTGACAGTGACGGCAGCCGTGCTTTCAATCAGCAGCTTTCAGAGAACCGTTCCAAAAACGTCGCCTTCTACCTGATGGATAACGGTATCAGCCGCGATCGCATTATCACTTACGGTTACGGTGAAGATCGTCCGATTGCCAGTAATGACACACCAGAAGGCAAACGTATGAACCGTCGCGTCACCTTCCTGATCAGCGAATACTAAGCGCTGAATAAAATAGCCGCGACTGCTTTTCTCTGCGTTCGCGGCTACAACCATATCCAGACTAATTCACATCCGTCATTGCGAGCTGCAAGCGAAGCAATCTATTTCAAGGCAAAATCCATAAAAAATAGATTGCCGCGTCACTCCGCTCCTCGCAATGACCAAACCACTGTTTACCGTCATTGCGAGCCGAAGGCGAAGCAATCCATCTCAAGGCATCATCATAAATAAAATAGATTTCCGCGCCGGGCTCAGCCCTCCTTGCAATGACAATCCCTTTGAAGTTTATTCCGAACCTCTAAAGGACTAATTCAGTGCGCAAAGCCTGAATCCATTTCAAAGAATCGATTCGTAAAGATCGTTCCATTCAGGATTAATCAACTCAATAAGCTGGATTTTCTTTTTTCGGCTTCCAGCTTTTAACTGTTTTTCCCTTTCAATCGCCGTTCGTATATCTGCAAACTGTTCATAGTAAACAAGATTGTCCAGACCATACCGCTTGGTAAAACCTTCTACCAGGTGGTTTTTATGCTGATGAACCCGTTGCACCAGATTACTGGTCACTCCAATATACAGAGTGCCGTTTTTCTGATTGGTCATTATGTAAACAAAACCCTGTTTCATAAAAACCTCGAGTTATTTAATTAGATTTGACCGTCTGGATTGCTTCGTCACTCCGTTCCTCGCAATGACCAAACACTAGTCATTCAACATTCAACATTCAACATTCAACATTCAACATTCAACATTCAACATTCAACATTCAACATTCAACATTCAACATTCAACATTCAACATTCAACATTCAACATTCAACATTCAACATTCAACATTCAACATTGATCATTCAACATTAAACAATTCAGCGGCATTTTGATAAGCGATTTTATGCGCCACGTCCGGCGGGAGATCCCCCAGCCATTCGCGTATATTGCTCACAACCTGATCGAAGTTCTCCCAACGCTGAACACTGTATGTGTCAACCGCGGCCATAAAGCGGTTCTGATGGGTAACAAACAGCTCGCGCCACTCTTTGCTCAGCTTACCGTTACTCAATAGCATGCCGTCTCGAACGGACGTATCGATATAAAGCCCTTGCGGGTATTTTCGTAGCATAGCGTTCAAAAACTCCGTTTCGGGGCGAGTTCCCAGATGCGCCCAAAGCACCGTTGCATCCGGGTAGAGTTCAAACACCTTATCCACCACTTCGGCATCACCATGCACCTGAAGCGGTAACCGGTGTTGTTTCGCCAGCAGTACGACCTGCTGGAAAACGGGGCTATTAACCTTATCCTTAAACAGGTGCAACTCGCCGACACCGCGGTAAAATCCGCTCTTTAAAGCCTTCTCTGTTGCCAGCACAACAGAAAGATCGTCCATCCATTTAGCTTTGTCGTGAAAACCGTGGTAGAAACTGTAGAAAGGTATGATTCGCTGCGGCATGGCACGATAAAGAATTTCCGTGCCGTCGGTCGGCGCGCTGGAAACCTGGGCAAATGCAACCTGATTACGGTCAAAAATCGCCTCAATTTGCTGTGGCGAAAAGTTCTGTACATCTTCCGCCGCATAGTGCAGATGAGCGTCAAACAGCTTGCCTTGGTAGACACTGTTATCACTCTTTATGTTTGAACGGCTTGTCGCAGCAGAAGATTCACTTGCCAACAAAACTTCGGGCTCATGCGCCTGAACGGAAGAAATTGATAGAGAGCCCGCAATAGAAATAAACAGGCCGCAATACAGCCCTTTGACAATACGTTTAAAAAACGAGATGGAAAATGCTTGGCAGACCATAGTGTTCTTATTCAGATTCTTTTTTACTGCTTGCCATAGCATTACGGATTAATGCCCAGAACACACCCAACATAAGCCCCAGCACCATAGCTACCGCCATAATAAGGGAACGTTTAGGCTTGGATTTTTCTTCTGGCACCACCGCCGGATCAATCGTTTTGAAGACAACATCATCCGAAGTATTGGCCAGCATCATAGTTTTGATATTGGCTTCCATCATCTGATAAATCGACTGCCTGACCTCTGCCAGAGAAGTCTTTTTAAGCTGCTGTTCCAGATAGGCATTCGAACGCTGCGCTTCGGCAAGCGACTGCGTTTTCATCAGCTGATTAATATCCTGCACCATTTGAGTCGCCCACTGCGCCGCTAATACAGGGTCGGTAAATTCTACTGAAACAGTAACAAATCCAGAATCCTTAGCCGTAGAGACCGTAAGCATTTTACTAAATTCTTTATAAGCATCCCACAAACTAGGCTCTCCTGGCGCTAACGGTTCTCTCTGATAACCGCCCTGACCACCGGTAGAGGCAGGCATAATCAATGCCTTAATAGATGCCATAACTCCGGGAGACTGTTCAATCCAGACCTTTTTATCCGCATCCCAACTCTTAGAAAAAAGATAAGGCTTAAGGTTATTCTCCTGAATAAAACGTTCACCGAATTTACGCGACTGCAAAATGGCAATCGCCGTACCGGTATCGGAGGCACCACCGCCACCAAGATTAATTCCTGCCAATGATGCCAAACCGCCAAACTGCGCGGCCAATCCCGCACTTTTGCCCTCAGACTGAACCGGCGCCAAAACCACTTGAGCTCTATAGTAGTTTTTGGCATTCAACGCATAAACCAAAGCGGCAATCATGACCACTACAGTAATCAGAGCAATGCCCCATTTACGCGACCAGACGGCGTGCCACAGTTCACGCAAATCAATTTCATCATCCGCGTAAGCCTGCTGATAATTAGAAGTATAGTTCGGTGGACAGTTTTGCAGGTTCTTTTCCGGCGTATTCAAATCGCTTCGCTGACTCATCAGAAAACTCCTACTGCATTGAAACTAGCCAATGCCAAACCGACCTGACCGGCTATCGTTGCGATCTCTTTCCACAACTCAAGCGGTTGCAGTTTCTCGACGTCCATCGGTATCACTATGACGTCACCCTGATCGATCTCCGTTCGCGCCGAAGCATAAAAGAAACCGCTTTGCTGCAGAGGCACGACTCGTCCGGAAGCTTTAACGATATAGGCGCGATCCATATCCGCCAGACTGTTTGGTCCGCCGGCCATCTGAATGTAATCCGAGGCATCCATATTGCCGTCGAAATTAAAGGTCTGCGTCGCAAAGACTTCTCCGATAACCGATAC
The genomic region above belongs to Thiomicrorhabdus xiamenensis and contains:
- a CDS encoding GtrA family protein, with product MKLAQRYILFAVIATLLNLLFQAVSLALYQGVGYLFVAMFWGTAAGLVVKYLLDKWFIFYDKSEHIRDHGKKFAKYTLTGVGTTFIFWGTEWLFDWLFAWPGALYVGAVVGLAIGYLIKYFLDRRYVFNSAAVQLQDSH
- a CDS encoding UbiA prenyltransferase family protein; this translates as MPIKALIALMRPHQYVKNLFLFLPLFFGLQITNLELLIQVFWAFVAFSLGASAIYILNDYRDIEDDRQHPKKCTRPLASGAVKPQQGFALMIGLVVIAIVIMGSLSLEALWVLLLYLVLNIAYSFKLKHIALLDVTTIAIGFVLRLFIGALASGMALSMWIVVMTFLLALFLALAKRRDDVLTFMETGQKMRKVIDGYNLQLLDIAMAIMASVVIMAYILYTTSAEVIARLHSEYLYLTAFFVILGVLRYLQIAFVYQDSGSPTKVVLQDRFVQLNLLGWILTFVWILY
- a CDS encoding OmpA family protein, with protein sequence MKKQIFTSLALVAAVGLSGCSQNPNKTKEEKESEANVATVLGAIGGAVLARQMGVDSRTGTVIGGVIGGVTARKIYQDVNKDTANDPNTNVEAVNIDGQEYIKVDVRDVNFRSGSAHLDPEMLDRLGPVLNALRNYPNTRVHIEGHTDSDGSRAFNQQLSENRSKNVAFYLMDNGISRDRIITYGYGEDRPIASNDTPEGKRMNRRVTFLISEY
- a CDS encoding GIY-YIG nuclease family protein encodes the protein MKQGFVYIMTNQKNGTLYIGVTSNLVQRVHQHKNHLVEGFTKRYGLDNLVYYEQFADIRTAIEREKQLKAGSRKKKIQLIELINPEWNDLYESIL
- a CDS encoding amidohydrolase family protein; amino-acid sequence: MLWQAVKKNLNKNTMVCQAFSISFFKRIVKGLYCGLFISIAGSLSISSVQAHEPEVLLASESSAATSRSNIKSDNSVYQGKLFDAHLHYAAEDVQNFSPQQIEAIFDRNQVAFAQVSSAPTDGTEILYRAMPQRIIPFYSFYHGFHDKAKWMDDLSVVLATEKALKSGFYRGVGELHLFKDKVNSPVFQQVVLLAKQHRLPLQVHGDAEVVDKVFELYPDATVLWAHLGTRPETEFLNAMLRKYPQGLYIDTSVRDGMLLSNGKLSKEWRELFVTHQNRFMAAVDTYSVQRWENFDQVVSNIREWLGDLPPDVAHKIAYQNAAELFNVE
- a CDS encoding Wzz/FepE/Etk N-terminal domain-containing protein, whose protein sequence is MSQRSDLNTPEKNLQNCPPNYTSNYQQAYADDEIDLRELWHAVWSRKWGIALITVVVMIAALVYALNAKNYYRAQVVLAPVQSEGKSAGLAAQFGGLASLAGINLGGGGASDTGTAIAILQSRKFGERFIQENNLKPYLFSKSWDADKKVWIEQSPGVMASIKALIMPASTGGQGGYQREPLAPGEPSLWDAYKEFSKMLTVSTAKDSGFVTVSVEFTDPVLAAQWATQMVQDINQLMKTQSLAEAQRSNAYLEQQLKKTSLAEVRQSIYQMMEANIKTMMLANTSDDVVFKTIDPAVVPEEKSKPKRSLIMAVAMVLGLMLGVFWALIRNAMASSKKESE